A window of the Salinirubellus salinus genome harbors these coding sequences:
- a CDS encoding DUF192 domain-containing protein, producing the protein MDEEVIDPTDLPVFPEDTPARRIIDRLTDRRVLAVLIIVFAPMVGWVGFTMYSDLTSPNYATATIYDENGGYLEFVEGPVAATWRELAIGLSETESLDPGHGMFFRHKQEKERAYVMRDMTFPIDIIFIDADGTITTIHHGELETDGEPYTEYRGRAKYVLEVPYLWTVENDIAVGDTVQIEWGPPRVRNGGSTVVAIIEDEHGPDVVVPEPYRPPSSPRSSA; encoded by the coding sequence GTGGATGAGGAGGTCATCGACCCGACCGATCTCCCGGTATTCCCTGAAGACACGCCCGCCCGCCGAATCATCGACCGCCTCACAGACCGCCGAGTTCTCGCCGTCCTCATCATCGTCTTCGCGCCGATGGTCGGCTGGGTCGGATTCACGATGTACTCTGATCTGACGTCGCCGAACTACGCGACAGCGACCATCTACGACGAAAATGGTGGCTACCTCGAATTTGTCGAGGGCCCCGTCGCCGCGACGTGGCGCGAACTGGCCATCGGGCTCTCAGAAACCGAGTCGCTCGACCCCGGCCACGGGATGTTCTTCCGCCACAAACAGGAGAAAGAGCGTGCCTACGTCATGCGAGATATGACCTTCCCCATCGATATCATCTTCATCGACGCCGACGGGACCATCACGACCATCCACCACGGCGAACTCGAAACCGACGGCGAACCCTATACGGAATATCGGGGGCGAGCGAAGTACGTCCTCGAAGTACCATACCTGTGGACGGTTGAGAACGACATTGCCGTCGGCGACACAGTGCAAATCGAGTGGGGCCCACCGCGAGTCCGCAACGGCGGTTCGACTGTCGTCGCTATCATCGAGGACGAACACGGACCCGATGTGGTCGTCCCCGAGCCATACCGTCCCCCGAGTTCCCCCCGATCGAGCGCTTGA